In one window of Bizionia sp. M204 DNA:
- a CDS encoding TQO small subunit DoxD → MKQFSNQSYNTAGLFTLAIRLVVGWTYFSAFWRRVALANKLNPEEAGYIGEKFNHFLPNALGIKPIIEYLVLNPDALWWAMVIFTIVEGIVGLLIMLGFFTRLMSIGVFFLAMGILLGSGWIGTTCLDEWQIGVLGIASGFTLFLSGSGHYSLDKLLMDKSYAFTGTKWFGFLGSGILPLKNLKPIVLFGSLAIFSLTLFTNQYFHGGVFGTLHNKSIKPKLELSQASFSNNTLEFQVYRVEGVDVYGSFLIGLELMDSHGKTILSLNGTDLSRFPAEQINNHYVAKIKPGVHSLIIPLGAKADISIPLNETGNNPNGRHVLKLTDISGLTWEINVN, encoded by the coding sequence ATGAAACAATTTTCAAATCAGTCGTATAACACGGCTGGACTTTTTACATTAGCCATCCGCCTAGTTGTAGGATGGACCTACTTTTCAGCCTTTTGGCGTCGCGTAGCATTAGCAAATAAGTTAAACCCTGAAGAAGCGGGTTATATAGGCGAAAAATTCAATCATTTTCTTCCCAACGCATTAGGTATTAAACCCATAATTGAATATTTGGTATTAAACCCAGATGCTTTATGGTGGGCCATGGTTATTTTCACCATCGTAGAAGGTATTGTTGGTCTCCTAATTATGTTAGGGTTTTTCACGCGACTCATGAGTATTGGGGTTTTCTTTTTAGCCATGGGTATTTTGCTCGGTTCCGGATGGATTGGTACCACCTGCTTAGATGAATGGCAAATTGGTGTATTAGGAATTGCCTCCGGTTTCACCTTGTTTCTAAGTGGTAGTGGCCATTATTCGTTAGATAAATTACTCATGGACAAAAGTTATGCCTTTACAGGAACCAAATGGTTTGGCTTTTTAGGTTCAGGCATTTTACCGCTTAAAAATTTAAAACCGATTGTTTTGTTCGGTTCTTTAGCCATTTTTTCATTAACACTGTTTACCAATCAGTATTTTCATGGCGGTGTTTTTGGAACGCTTCATAATAAATCCATCAAACCAAAATTAGAATTAAGCCAAGCATCTTTTTCTAATAACACTTTAGAATTTCAAGTATATCGTGTGGAAGGTGTGGATGTGTATGGTTCCTTTTTAATAGGTTTGGAATTAATGGATTCCCATGGTAAAACAATCCTGTCTTTAAATGGAACTGATTTATCACGATTCCCTGCAGAGCAGATTAATAATCATTATGTAGCGAAAATAAAACCGGGAGTACATAGTTTAATTATTCCATTGGGAGCAAAAGCGGATATCTCAATTCCTTTAAACGAAACGGGTAACAACCCGAATGGCAGACATGTTTTAAAGCTAACCGATATTAGTGGATTAACTTGGGAAATTAATGTGAATTAA
- a CDS encoding succinate dehydrogenase cytochrome b subunit → MSLFFKKSIIATTGLFLCIFLMVHLSANILLLFPEATARSLYNAYSTTLRESTLIMIVAYLLYLSIIFHVIYAGIITYKNRRSKSDRYIINHKNETSSWASQNMGVLGVLILIFIGVHLVNFWARVKLGIGAEVKTDMAGNIDVYEVAYALFHNIYYVLFYIILMIPLGFHLHHGLQSAFKTLGFYHKKGLQVLAKIALIYAIIVSLGFGIIPIIVYFK, encoded by the coding sequence ATGAGTCTGTTTTTTAAAAAAAGTATCATTGCTACAACAGGATTATTTCTTTGTATTTTTCTGATGGTTCATTTGTCGGCAAATATACTCTTGCTATTTCCGGAAGCTACAGCTAGAAGCCTATACAATGCGTATTCAACCACTTTAAGAGAGAGTACACTTATTATGATTGTCGCCTATTTACTGTATCTATCTATTATTTTTCATGTTATTTATGCGGGCATCATCACCTATAAAAACCGGCGTTCTAAAAGTGACCGCTATATCATTAATCATAAAAACGAAACCAGTAGTTGGGCTTCTCAAAATATGGGGGTTTTAGGGGTGCTCATTTTAATTTTTATTGGTGTTCACCTCGTTAATTTTTGGGCGCGCGTTAAATTGGGAATAGGTGCGGAGGTAAAAACCGATATGGCCGGAAATATAGATGTTTACGAAGTTGCCTATGCCTTATTTCATAATATCTATTACGTGCTTTTCTACATAATTTTAATGATTCCATTAGGATTTCATTTGCACCACGGCCTTCAATCCGCTTTTAAAACCTTGGGTTTTTATCATAAAAAAGGACTTCAAGTATTGGCTAAAATTGCACTTATTTATGCCATTATTGTGAGCCTTGGTTTTGGGATTATACCCATAATCGTTTATTTCAAATAG
- a CDS encoding fumarate reductase/succinate dehydrogenase flavoprotein subunit, whose amino-acid sequence MTLDSKIPEGRLEDKWKNYQAKSHLINPANRKKLNIMVVGSGLSGAGAAATLAELGYQVQCFCYQDSARRAHSIAAQGGINAAKNYQHDGDSVWRMFHDTLKGGDFRSREANTYRLAELSAPLIDHFVQQGVPFAREYGGVLANRSFGGVQVQRTFYARGQTGQQLVLAAYSQLSKMIRAKKVDMLPRHEVLDLVVINGKAKGVIARDLETGAIKRFAADAVVLATGGYSRVFRLSTLAIGCNGSAIWKAHKRGAFFAAPSFTQIHPTALPQTSKAQSKLTLMSESLRNDGRIWVPKNKDDSRKPQDIPEEERDYYLERRYPSFGNLAPRDIASRAAKERIDAGHGVGPLKNAVYLDFKHAIAKMGKDTITDKYGNLFTMYEKITGINAYHEPMKISPAAHFSMGGLWVDYELMTTIPGLYAIGECNYSDHGANRLGANSLLQTSIDGYFILPNTITNYLEGELHAERPSITHPEFAKVEASVKQQIQKLLDINGSRTSDDFHRELGNVMWQECAMSRNKAGLEKAITQIKHIKAAFWKDVKVTGSANEMNPELEKALRLADFMELAMLMCTDALQRNESCGAHFREEYQTEEGEAKRNDADYAYVSVWEYQEADFKLHKEILEFEYIQPTERSYK is encoded by the coding sequence ATGACATTAGATTCAAAAATTCCAGAAGGTAGGCTAGAGGATAAGTGGAAAAACTATCAAGCCAAATCGCATTTAATTAATCCGGCCAATAGAAAGAAACTCAATATTATGGTTGTGGGTTCTGGATTATCAGGCGCTGGAGCAGCAGCTACATTAGCAGAACTTGGGTATCAGGTGCAATGTTTTTGTTATCAGGACTCCGCAAGACGTGCACATTCTATAGCGGCTCAAGGCGGTATAAATGCAGCCAAAAATTACCAACATGATGGGGATAGTGTTTGGCGTATGTTTCATGATACGCTAAAAGGTGGCGATTTCAGGTCGCGGGAAGCCAACACCTATCGGTTGGCTGAATTATCAGCGCCTTTAATAGATCATTTTGTGCAACAGGGTGTTCCGTTTGCACGCGAATATGGTGGTGTTTTGGCCAATAGAAGTTTTGGTGGTGTGCAAGTTCAACGTACCTTTTATGCGCGCGGACAAACAGGGCAGCAGTTAGTATTGGCGGCTTATTCACAATTATCTAAAATGATTCGCGCTAAAAAAGTGGACATGCTACCACGGCATGAAGTTTTGGACCTTGTTGTTATTAATGGAAAAGCAAAAGGTGTTATTGCGCGGGATTTAGAAACTGGTGCTATTAAACGATTTGCTGCTGATGCAGTTGTGCTAGCCACAGGTGGTTATTCTCGTGTTTTCAGATTGTCCACGTTGGCCATAGGGTGTAATGGCAGTGCTATTTGGAAGGCTCATAAACGCGGTGCATTTTTTGCAGCACCTAGTTTTACTCAAATTCATCCTACCGCCTTACCACAAACGAGTAAGGCGCAATCAAAACTGACTTTAATGTCTGAATCCCTCCGTAATGATGGTCGGATTTGGGTACCTAAAAACAAAGACGATTCTAGAAAACCTCAAGACATTCCCGAAGAAGAACGCGATTATTACCTAGAAAGGCGCTACCCGAGTTTTGGAAATTTGGCGCCTCGAGATATTGCTTCGCGCGCTGCAAAAGAACGTATAGATGCGGGTCATGGTGTGGGTCCATTGAAAAATGCCGTGTATTTAGATTTTAAGCATGCCATTGCCAAAATGGGAAAGGACACCATTACCGATAAATATGGGAATTTGTTTACCATGTATGAAAAAATAACAGGAATAAACGCCTATCATGAGCCGATGAAGATTTCGCCAGCAGCGCATTTTTCCATGGGTGGACTGTGGGTGGATTATGAATTAATGACCACCATTCCGGGTTTATACGCTATAGGTGAATGTAATTATTCCGATCATGGTGCCAATAGACTGGGGGCGAATTCCCTGCTTCAAACCAGTATAGACGGATATTTTATTTTACCGAATACTATTACTAATTATTTGGAAGGGGAATTACACGCAGAGCGTCCCAGCATAACACATCCGGAATTCGCCAAAGTAGAAGCCTCTGTTAAACAACAAATTCAAAAACTTTTAGATATAAATGGCAGTCGCACTTCCGATGATTTTCATCGCGAGTTGGGAAACGTTATGTGGCAAGAATGTGCTATGAGTCGGAATAAAGCGGGATTAGAAAAGGCCATTACTCAAATAAAACATATTAAAGCCGCCTTTTGGAAGGATGTCAAAGTTACAGGAAGCGCAAATGAGATGAATCCTGAATTAGAAAAAGCCTTGCGTTTAGCCGATTTTATGGAGTTGGCCATGTTGATGTGTACCGATGCTCTTCAACGAAACGAATCCTGTGGTGCGCATTTTCGGGAAGAATACCAAACGGAAGAAGGTGAAGCCAAGCGCAATGATGCGGATTATGCTTACGTTTCTGTTTGGGAATATCAAGAAGCGGATTTTAAACTGCATAAAGAAATTTTAGAATTTGAATATATTCAGCCAACGGAAAGAAGTTATAAATAA
- a CDS encoding GH3 auxin-responsive promoter family protein: MAILGNIIKGIIEIKDTFTPELNPVEAQKEVLKNLLTKAENTEFGKHYKFESILDSADMATAFSDTVPYFDYNKIQKEWWYRYQNGEDHITWPGHPNYFALSSGTTGKSSKRIPVTDDMIDAIKQAGINQVFALSNFDFEADFFEKEIMMLGSSTDLQENKEHLEGEISGITASNIPFWFRGYYKPGEDIAKIEDWDERVQRIADNAKNWDIGAISGIPSWIELMLEKVIAQHNLKHIHEIWPNLQVYTSGGVAFSPYEKSFNALMGRPITVIDTYLASEGFMAFQARPETDAMQLVTDNGIYFEFVPMKPEYINEDGSLVPKAPSLTLEDVQTNQDYVLIISTVSGAWRYEIGDTVEFTNVERAEIKITGRTKFFLNTVGSQLSVNKMDDAMQQLEQKFNTKIPEYTICAQRGADDEFYHSWYVGSEDSLNSDDVAEALDGFLKAANKNYKVARGKALKGVKVQIIPPAIFHEWSAANKKKGGQVKMERVMKEDKFQDWEAFVSSQK, translated from the coding sequence ATGGCTATACTCGGAAATATTATCAAAGGTATTATAGAAATTAAAGACACCTTTACGCCGGAATTGAATCCGGTAGAAGCTCAAAAAGAGGTGTTGAAAAATTTGCTTACCAAAGCGGAAAATACAGAATTTGGAAAGCATTATAAGTTTGAATCTATTTTAGATTCGGCAGATATGGCAACCGCCTTTTCAGATACAGTTCCGTATTTTGATTATAATAAAATTCAAAAAGAATGGTGGTATCGCTATCAAAATGGGGAAGACCATATTACCTGGCCTGGCCATCCGAATTATTTCGCATTAAGTTCAGGCACAACAGGAAAAAGCAGTAAGCGTATTCCGGTAACGGATGATATGATAGATGCTATAAAACAAGCAGGGATCAATCAAGTATTTGCTTTAAGTAATTTTGATTTTGAAGCCGATTTTTTCGAAAAGGAAATCATGATGCTGGGGAGTTCTACAGATTTACAAGAAAACAAAGAGCATTTAGAAGGCGAAATCAGTGGTATTACAGCCAGTAATATTCCGTTTTGGTTTCGTGGTTATTATAAGCCAGGGGAAGATATTGCCAAAATTGAAGATTGGGATGAGCGCGTGCAGCGAATAGCCGACAATGCTAAAAATTGGGACATTGGCGCCATTAGTGGCATTCCATCTTGGATAGAACTCATGTTGGAAAAAGTGATTGCGCAACATAACTTAAAGCATATTCACGAAATATGGCCAAATCTGCAAGTTTACACGTCTGGAGGTGTGGCTTTTAGCCCGTATGAAAAAAGTTTTAATGCCTTAATGGGACGGCCAATTACGGTGATTGACACCTATTTAGCGTCTGAAGGTTTTATGGCATTTCAAGCCAGACCAGAAACCGATGCTATGCAATTGGTGACTGATAATGGAATCTATTTTGAGTTTGTTCCTATGAAACCAGAATATATTAATGAAGATGGCTCTTTGGTTCCAAAGGCGCCTTCTCTAACTTTAGAAGATGTGCAAACCAACCAAGATTATGTATTAATAATTAGTACCGTAAGTGGTGCTTGGCGTTACGAAATTGGTGATACGGTTGAATTTACAAACGTCGAGCGCGCCGAAATAAAAATAACAGGACGAACCAAATTTTTTCTAAATACGGTGGGGTCCCAATTATCCGTGAATAAAATGGATGATGCCATGCAGCAATTAGAGCAAAAATTCAATACAAAAATCCCTGAATATACTATTTGTGCACAACGTGGCGCTGATGATGAATTTTATCATAGTTGGTATGTTGGGAGTGAAGATTCATTGAATTCAGATGATGTAGCCGAAGCTTTAGATGGTTTTTTAAAGGCGGCCAATAAGAATTATAAGGTGGCGCGAGGAAAAGCCTTGAAAGGTGTAAAAGTGCAAATCATCCCACCAGCTATTTTTCATGAATGGAGTGCGGCCAACAAGAAAAAAGGAGGCCAAGTAAAAATGGAACGGGTTATGAAAGAAGATAAATTTCAGGATTGGGAGGCCTTTGTTAGTTCACAGAAGTAG
- a CDS encoding T9SS type A sorting domain-containing protein, protein MKKITLALFLLSLGMHAQTFPSPYCEITDATDVIVEEIASVDFGGTTITNSDVASVLINETATVIAVTQEDTYTMEVTGNTYGPFDTDIVAFIDWNQNEVLDDAGEIFEIGTLTNTDGTDGISVIFDMVIPTDAVLGETRIRLTKTYTDSDSPAQINPCGIEFDAFGQGIYPGYGQALDFTVLVEAPIILPFPSPYCEITDADNVIVEEISSVNFAGTNIANTDATTVLIDETATVVNIALNETYALEVAGNTYGPFDTDIVAFIDWNQNDILDDAGEIYEIGTLINTNGTDGVSVSMYVLVPTDAVLGETRIRLTKTYTDSDSPAEINPCGIEFDAFGQGIYPGYGQALDFTLNITPLSTDTFEVNALSVYPIPTKDYLNISYKSTIQSVTIFNMLGQEVYAQNTAASKLELQVSELATGTYLVKLQTEVGTHTFRFLKH, encoded by the coding sequence ATGAAAAAAATTACATTAGCGCTTTTTTTACTATCCCTTGGTATGCATGCGCAAACGTTTCCAAGCCCGTATTGCGAAATCACGGATGCTACAGATGTTATCGTGGAAGAAATAGCATCCGTGGATTTTGGCGGAACGACAATAACAAATTCGGATGTGGCTTCTGTATTAATTAACGAAACTGCAACGGTTATAGCGGTAACGCAAGAAGACACATACACCATGGAAGTAACTGGTAATACCTATGGGCCTTTTGATACGGATATTGTTGCGTTCATAGATTGGAACCAAAATGAGGTGTTAGATGACGCTGGTGAGATATTTGAAATAGGAACACTGACTAATACGGACGGAACCGATGGGATATCCGTAATTTTTGATATGGTTATACCAACCGATGCTGTTCTAGGTGAAACGCGAATTAGACTTACTAAAACATATACCGATTCTGATTCGCCTGCTCAAATTAATCCTTGTGGTATTGAGTTTGATGCATTCGGTCAAGGTATTTATCCAGGATATGGGCAAGCTTTAGATTTTACGGTATTAGTTGAAGCACCAATTATTTTGCCGTTTCCAAGTCCTTACTGTGAAATTACAGATGCAGATAACGTTATAGTTGAAGAAATTTCATCCGTAAATTTTGCAGGAACTAACATCGCTAATACGGATGCCACAACTGTTTTAATAGACGAAACAGCTACAGTGGTTAATATAGCGTTAAACGAAACCTATGCTTTGGAAGTCGCTGGAAACACGTATGGTCCTTTTGATACGGATATTGTTGCATTTATAGATTGGAACCAAAATGATATTTTAGATGATGCGGGTGAAATATACGAAATAGGAACATTAATCAATACCAACGGAACCGACGGGGTTAGCGTCAGTATGTATGTTTTGGTGCCAACTGATGCCGTTTTAGGTGAAACACGCATAAGACTTACTAAAACATATACCGATTCAGACTCTCCAGCGGAAATAAATCCTTGTGGAATTGAATTTGATGCATTCGGTCAAGGCATTTACCCTGGATACGGCCAAGCACTGGATTTTACATTAAATATAACGCCTTTAAGTACGGATACGTTTGAAGTAAATGCGCTTTCTGTTTACCCGATTCCAACAAAAGACTATTTGAATATTAGTTATAAATCTACCATTCAAAGCGTAACCATTTTTAATATGTTGGGTCAGGAAGTTTATGCTCAAAATACGGCAGCATCTAAATTGGAATTGCAGGTTTCCGAATTAGCAACGGGTACATATCTTGTAAAATTACAAACAGAGGTTGGCACACATACGTTTAGATTTTTAAAACACTAA